cctgttcagttcactctgtagtttccacttaaacacgaaattcatgaaatttcagacgcccgcaaattctccattgatttCTGTATTTTCAGGTCTGAAACAATGTGCGCTCTCACTGGTGACATGAGGGACGTTTATGTACCTGGGCCACACCCTTGAAGTGTTTGCTCTTCTACAAGACTTACCAATCACTTGACACTCCTGTTTTTCTCGTTCAGTGAGTGTCCGGGAGCTCTGCTGATTTGGAACTACCGGAAGGAGGTTGATTGATTTGGGATTGCCTTGAGAACCGATACCGCCGGGGGGATTGGAGACTAAAGCAACCTGGTGAGTAGGCGTCGAAGTTGGAGATGTTTCTGTAGAATCAACTATGCTGTTTGTTCCACTTGGATTAAAATGCTGGTAACCTCGAGCAGCATCAATGTTGTTCATCTGCAAAcataaaattcaacaaaaaatttgttttcaacaatatttttgaaaatttggatgaCAACATGCAAAGCTTGaaaaaattttttataaataatcgCCTAAGTGTAATTGaacgtttacaaaagagatcgaTCCTATTCATCAGTGTCGTGGGACAAAAGAAACCCACCGCAATTATGAGACCCTGTATTGGACAGCGGACGTTTTCGCATGCGTCCATTCAATTGGCCTTTGTTTCGATACTGCAATGAAAAACTGCAAACTGCAACATTACAATACTTGTAGAGTTAAGCTTGGAGTAAAAACGTTACGGACGGGTAACTTATGCATCTGTTGGTggcattgttttttttcctcttctaccTGCATTCTTTGTCTTTGAAAATGGAGCATAAGGCCTTAAAGAATTAAGGATCACGTTGCGATTAtgtaaatttatggaaaatgtGCCTAATTCCCGTGATTACAAGTTTCAAAAAGTTAAACAGTACCATAACTAGTCAAAGAGCGCCAAAAAGTGCCAAAATTTTCACGGCTGAAAAAACACTATCCGGCGTGTCCAAAAAACTGGATAGCGCGATTATCCAGCTGGATGCGGATACCCGCAAAAATCGTGTCCAGCTTCCGGCCGGGTAATCGCTGGTTACCCGGCCCAACTCTAGATTTTACTTTAAAAGACAATGAAGTTGAGCAATTTCAGAAAACGAGAGGGAATGTGTTCAATAATGAGATTCATTACCTTCAGGGTGGCACCACTGCTTTCTTCACTGTCTGAGATTGCCCCTGAATAAGGAGCTATGCTATTGTAGGCATTTCTTTTCACCTTTCCATCATCCATCATGTTTTTCAAAGTTGATGTTACATAAAGGGCCTCCTTCCGAAAATCAGGATGTCTGGTATTAATGTATGCTAATTCAATTGCAACTAAATTCTCAACCTgaaatgacgtaaaaaaaaaatttgagtttcttcaaaaaataaaaaagaaagatacaTAATATACTCTAGGGTTCGAAGTACATTAATAAATAActtttcacgatttttctttAAGTTTAGAAGTACATTACTTATTGCAATGctccatcaaaaattcaaaaattggtaGACTCTTCTGGAGATGGTtacaataattataaaaaatatatgtagAAAAACATAAGTTACTTTAAAATTGAACGAGACAGCAAAATATTTTAGGATAAAAATCTTAGGGTGATTTGTCACCGGTTCTTGGCATGGTCGTTGACATGCAGTAAATTGCATCAATTAAGTCAGAAATCTTAGCAGATTTTGACCTTCTAgcggaaaaaaaagaacgataGCTTTTTAGCCTGAGCCTTAAGTATCATTctcgatcaaaaaaaaaatcgcaactttcaGGGAGATAAGAGCAAGATTCTCCTTCAGGAAAAAACAATGCATTCAATACAGCAATCGACCTCTATAtgaaatgcgaggtttttttcggagactcctgctttcatttctcagtgttttgcaatttttttggttgagaATGATTTTCCCAATTCATGTGCAGGAGctatcgtctttttttttttagagaaaaaagtcaaaatatgctaagattttttacttaatgaatgcgatatattgcatgccagttTGACTACATCAAAACCTGGAATAAATTATCTTAAAGtgcattgcaaaattttagtTCAACTACAGTTGGCTGTGAGGAAGTTTTGATACTTCCATAAGTTCTTcctaaaaaatagattttcaacttcaaaagaCCATAATCTTGGATTCATTCAACTGGTTTCAGAATTAATTACACACTTGCGAGGGAACCCTACTGTGCATTAGTGTGATCATCTTAAATTAGTCTTTCCTGGTTTTACACACTGGAAACACCTGTATGAACAGATTAAAGTTGCTCTGCGCATAAAAAGACTTGATGACAAAATTTTAGAGGTTATTAGAGTCTTTAAAAGTAAGTTTACCATTTGGTTGGTGGTTGGGAGTCGCCGTCTCAAAAGTTGAGAAACTACATCTATTATACGCTCATGTAATTTTGGAAAGCGAAGCATTTCTTGTTGAGACTCAATTCCACAATGCTGGATGATGCTTTGCATTTCATCGTGAACTAAATCAACGCACTTTAAGGCTGGTTCCTCCAACCTTCTAATTTGTCGTTTCACCAAGAGTTCAAATGAAACCTGGGAGTAGAACAGCTACATTAAAATACTAAATTAAAAACTACTTCACACAGGCATGCGTCAAAAAACCTCAAAGAAATAATGAtactataaaaaaatgaaattataagTCCAGAAATTGAGAAATTTGATACTTTCATGTAGAGTTAAAGTGACTTGCTATCAAATCATATTATAAAAATGAGAGAATAAAAAATGCtgatcttttaaaaattttcgttcACTGTTGTATAAAATTAGCGTGAGAAAATATCATCTTTCTAGTGTAAAGTCTGACaattatctttaaaatgagCAAAACTCTTCTAGACGAACGATCACTACAAGAATTGACGTATAGTAAGACCTCGATTTATCGGATTTCACGGGACTGGAGGCCGAATCCGTTAAATCGCGCTAGTGTGTCCCGCTTAACGGACCAGAGGATCGATCCGTCAAATCGCGGAATCTGTTGAATTGCGATCCGATAattcgaggtcttactgtatcCATTTTGGCTCAGATCATTTGGTCTTCTCCAACTGtgttcattcatttatttatttggtAGATACAATAAATGGACACAAGTTTGATGAGAACAACCAATATAACAGGATAGACAAGCCATAAAGacaagagaaaaacaaaaatcaagaaattggCCAAGAGAGGGGGCACAATATTTCGGAAGACACCTTTAGACTCACTTTCAGCACTTTAATGGGtctgggaaaaaaaataaaaccatacACAAAACAAACATGGATGCATTGATAACAAGATGTTTAACAGACATACATTTCTTAGAGAGGATTTCCACTTTTTCCCTATAAACTAATCTGATTAAACATGACAAAGAGAGAGCATCATTACACTTGTTGGACTTGTCAAGTTCAAATTTCCTGTTTGAAGTAATCTTGCGCTAAATTGACAGAAGACCTTCAGAGATTCCTGTGAAATGCAGCTCTTAAAAATAACAGGGAGTTACCTTAATGCAGCATGGACATTGCTAAGAAATAATTTTACACAAGCCTAACagtaataaaaattttaacggCCAGAAGATTAAGAGAGAGAGGGCAAGAGAAATAggagtttttctttctttccagcAAGAAAGCTGATGGTATTTACCAGGAAATCATCAATTTACCATCATTCTGcatgaattattaaaaaaatctaaacatTTTTACCCATATAAAGTGCTCTTAAGAATAAGTAGGGGGAAAGAGGTGGATTTACGAACATTTAAAACATGTAGGaagatgtttaaaaaaattacctctGGAACAAATAATGCAGGTCTGGGCCCAGTAGAATTTTTGATGGCAGTCAGAATATCCCACTTTCCCAGGTTGGTTAGGGGGTGGATTAGGTCAAGGGCATCTCCAAAACTTTTGTGAAAAATGTaacaaattctggctcctccACATCTTTTTGTTTacatgcaaaaaaaagaaagaaaaaaaattatagaaaattatACGTTTGGAAAACATAATAAATGAAGACAGCAAGATATGCTAGTGGTGAATTAAGGATAATTAAGTCAGTTTTTAGCAAGTAAtatgtttcaaaaattggatACTGACACTTTCAAACATTTTACTATTATTTTGAATGTTTACCGCTTTCTACATTCCACATACATTGCTAATATTTGAGGTGAGAAATAAActtggaatcaccttaaacaaaAGTAAAAGTTCCTTTGATTCAGACACTACTTTTTACCAATGATTAGAAAAATGATTAATACATGACTCACTCAGTGAATATGTCATTGTACGCAAATGATGCATTTTTGGATATGATTTTTTATCAGAAGACATGTTCCTTCAGGAATCTCCTGGCAATTACAGAGTTTTGTTggaaacaaaatataaaaaaatcagtgcGAATGGATTTTTTCATATCGATCCAAGAAAACTTACAAAACGGAGGTCTCGATATTTCTTGCTGTTCCTTCAATTGTGGCACAATACGCAGATGCAAATTTGGTGACTATCTGTAGGAGCATTTGGCTTTTATCACAAACATCATCCCCATAAGACGTCAGCAGCTGTTGGAATTGTGATATCATTGACGAGACTCTGgtctgaaaattaaaacaaggatGATTAGAACTTGAATTTTGATCATGGTTGAGATGACTAGCAGCATACATTAATACCCTTGCAGGAATATTTGCATACGCTGCAAGCTGTCACCCGGTCACTGAGGCAAGCTTTTCTCAACAATTTTTTCTGAGATTCAAAAAATTCAGCTCCAAAAATGATAACAAAGCCAAGTGTTATTTTCCTGTTATGATTGGAGCAAATTAGCAGAAcacaggaaaaggaaaaaaaaaactcaccttGAGTTCAGGTAAACAGTCCCTGATGCGATGCATTAAAAGTCTATTCAAAGTTTTTGCGAGGTATGGAGTTCCATTTCGATTTGCTAAAGTAGGATATTTCTTCTGCAGGAAAGAGGCCTCATCTTTCAACGCATCTTGAACTGACTGTGAACAAAACAATAACATTATAAAACGAAAAGTGTACAGTTAAATACAAAATGAATGTATTGAATAAAGTTTTGCTGAAAATACAAACTTCGTGGATAATGAATTGGACTACACCTTGCAATCATTAactacaatttatttttctccacacataagtgtttttaccaatgagccagaaattgtagctctgaattgcaaaatgtatcctATGAACTCATTAGACAgggtaaaaaattacacaatacGGTGCATGATTTTTTATAATGAAAATGACATTACTGAGAACTTTGTTCAAGTTGAACATGAATGCCAGTCTTAAGTTCGTCCAACTATCAATAATTTACAGTACTGTTAGATCTATACTTACATGTTGACATATGTTTTTTGTGAAGCATGCAACAGTTTAGTCAATGAAATGATTTAGAAGCgcaactggaaaaaaagagaagataaTTTGTTTACCTTTTTGTCTATAATATCTTGTTGTGATCTGTTAACTACACCAATAATTCCTAATTTGACAGGAATCACTCGACCGCATAAAATATCAATGGCGTCGGTACCTGAAAAACATCAAAAATCAATAGATTCTTGGGGCAATCGTTAGGAAGATTTCTGATGTTCACACACAAAAGGTTATCATGGGTGGGCCTCAACTTTTTAGAAAAACCcattaaaaagacaaaatttagtCTTTTGTAAAGAAGGAAGAGAGTTTTTTGCTATTCTACCTTTATAGCAAAATCAAAAATAGAACTGGATACTTCTATTACATCAGGAAGCATGCGCAAAATacataattatgaaaaatttcattcaaaataactCAACATTGACCGGAAATCAAGCATACACTGGCTACCATGctttaatttcataaaaataagtCCCTTTTTGAGCAAGAAATGGAATTTTTTAAGACTGCAAAGAATGACTTTCTACAAGTTTGTTATTTTGCATGGTGAACAATGGTGTTGCTTATTATTCTGAAGCCCTCTCGCAATTACTGTCCCATTGGCTGGTCTAAGTTTTTAGTAAACTCTCCTCTTACTCCCGGCCAAAACCTATTAAGTAGTGTTCTGCAattgccttaaaattttagaggccATCTTGGACAGATAACTCAAATTTTAGGAGccttttatgattttttagggATCAAAATAAATGTTTGCTGCTCCCAGATAGCAAATCTGAAAAACCCTGCCGCAAGCGGCAGGGTTTTAATGTGGGGTTGCCTGCAAGTAGGGGacggttctttttgtagtcCGCACATTTACCGCGGCAAATATTTTgactttgacaaaaaaaaaaatttgattaaacaGTGATTTTCACAAACTTGATTAACTTTTAGAAGCAACTTCATGGACTCAAATGATCGTTTTAAAAACTAGGTTAAGATGTTTTTTGCACGAAATTTTGTGCTGAAACCAATTAACTCATTAAAAATATCTTCAAATTGACTACTAAAAAAAACTTCGTCCAAAGAAATTAGTATTCCTTTCATTTAAACAAAGCTTATACGCAACGTTGCCCCTCAACTTCAAGGGCTGGATGAAATAGGGGCATGAGTAGAACATTCGTACGTTCTTCATCCCGCATTTAATTtgagattatttttcaaaacaagtGCACCAcctttgaaacaaaaatttgcaTCATGCATCCTCAAATTATTAAACCTATTCTGTTAAGACTGTTCAAGGggcaacaaaaataaaacttcaaagcCTCATTTCCCGAAAcacgatttttttatttgcacccATCTTCCATCCTGCACCTCAAATCATCAATTTACCTGCATCCATCAAATCTAACTTTGTGACAACAGCTAACGTTCTTTTCCCCTCTGGATCAACCTCTTTTGCGATGGAAATACTTTCACTGGTAGCCATGTCTGTATTTGCCGTACATATTGCTAAGATGATTGAGTTGGGGTTTTTTATGTAACTGAGGATGAGTTGACGAATTTGTAGCTCAATGTCTGGAGGCTGATCACCAACAGGGACCTGAAAGAGATCAAGGTTACAACAATTTTATGAGTGAGGGCATCAAAGATTTAAATTAGTCATATTTAGtaatatcttttaaaaaaagttaagttACATTGATTTACTAACTGGTGTACACAAATTTCTTGCATTCTAATATACCGAGGGGCTTCAAAGAATCTTGCAAGTCAAAACACATTGCAACTTATCTCTTGGGCCGGGAAAACCACTTAGAGGATTTGAAGCAGTTCAAGTTCCGTTCAATTTGAAAATCTCCCTTAAGAAATTCCAAGTCTTGTCTGCGTCGTTTTTATTGTTCTTTGCCAGGTATATACTTTGCTCATGGGTATTTGTTGTTTTTAGCATGTGCTAATGatcttttgagaaattttgcaaatttctcaAGGCTTGTATGTGATTGTTTTGGGCGCACTCAAAAGTGTTTGcgtattttcttggtttttctGCTCGGATGTGAAGGTGGTCATCAGTAGGGTTTTTGCGGATTTTTACTATAGTTCTGTGGCTATTCATCAGCTAAACAGAACAGAATTGGGCACTTGCTTGTATATTCTTTAGATCAGTTCGTTGATGTGCTTTCAGCTTCATGATTTTCCCAAGTCACAGGGTCTTCATTAGAAACACCTCTCAAAACAATTTCTGCAACTTTTACCAGCCCTAATGCCTAATGTCATATGTTctattaatttccctatgcagatacgtgcttttaaaGAAGAGATGAGACAAAAATGGTAGTTCCGTGCCGCACATTGAGGTTCACACAAagtcaaagtaaaaatgttATATTGGGTGCATACCTTTGTGATCCCAGGAAGATCAACTAGAGTCACATTCAAAACTGTTGTGGAGAAAACCTGTAATGTGATTGGTTCAGCACTTATGCCTTTGTTTTGACCAGCAATTCTCTctgtttcattttcaatttccttTCGAACATCgtcaaaatctttgaaaattttacctttaATGTGGTTAAATTTGGCCCAAATCTCGAGACTCAAGGttcctgaaatgaaaaaaagatacATCATGTTTGAAGTAAGGTAGTGGTGATAACAAATCTAGTACAGTGGTACATCACATCGTCATCTTCCggtcaaaatatcacaagcgccatttgtgAATCAGCACTATGTTGCTAAACTGCTCAAACTTGTCCGATTTTTTGGATGGACATCAAAattaatccctgaaattttcatgaaagtatgtgcagaagttttaaaggaaaaatggaaccaatttatCCTCTAATCAATTCATCACACCATCATGGATTGATAATCACAGACAATATTCAAGATGTACTATTGGTTGGTGATGCATTAATTACCATCTCcattgtcggcctcctgtggtgtagtggttgtagcgctgcccctatgaccaagaggtcccgggttcgattcccagcCAGGTgatccgagtttgatggtctcaggcaatggtcacctggggctggggtaATAAGTGTTGGATTGGCCAATAGGCtatttgaaattggtaaaaaaaaaaaaaaaaaaaaaagtctcaaaatggtTTTCTTCCATGAGCTGCTACACAAAAGGATAATTAGCTGCACACTCAGTTTAAGTGAAACATTGATAAATGATCCTTGGACTGGTACATACCTTCATCAGAGGACCGATGTTCTTTATCCTCCTTTGGGCAGTAATGCAACTGCAAAATGAGTGGGCAACGTGTCACAATACCTGTTCCTCTAGGAAGAAAAGAGCGACCAACGAGGCTTTCCAGGACAGAACTCTTACCAGaactctgaaaaaaagacaGGATTCCATTCAAAATTAGCGGGAGAGAAATTCTGGAAGTAGCTTGGGGCAAGGCAGCCCCTAGGGAAAATCCTTGGAAAAATTAAGTTACTAACATTCACAGTGAGTACTTCAGTATGCTCAAGAGGGTTCTCgacctgagaaaaaattcaatgttgaTATCAAACGCCAGATGCAAGGCGCAAAACTAGGAAAATTGCTAGATACACAGGAGACAATCGGGTCACTGAGTGGTTTTTATATTGTAACTAGTTAGAGCGTTGCCTACAAGAATGGAGAGGCTGTAACTAgtcagttttgtgacgtcaagctagtgGATATTTACcaaaaacaacaagcatctctgGGTCATCAatgcatcgatgagtgaggcagttgCTGCAaggaccaatcagagtggccctCAATCAGCtgaagttgcgcgagcggcccatttgaatctgagtggagtgACGATTTTCGGTATTGAGCTTTCATTTCCTCCATTATTAGACAATGTCACATATGGGTTAGTTAGTTTtctcaagtgaaatttcatcctctttccaAAAGGATCTAATGAATTAATGCATCAGATCAACCCCCGAGAAAATATCAGCACGAAAGAAACACGCGTCaggcgttctcccataagaacacatgttaaaccgcggccgagtttcatctactagcgtgacgtcacagaaacgtagttacggcctctccattctcgtaggcaacggttaGAGATATAAAATATCATTGCACCCTCAGCACTAGGCTGTTTAATTCTTTTGCCATCTTCCTTGTCCTAAGATAGAAAATAAATAAGGGATTTTTGATGAGAAAGAGTGTAAAAAGTGGGGATGGTATAAAGATAGAGGAGTGCTAAGCAAAGTGTAAAGGAAAAATCGTCATGATCAAAGGAGGCTACCTAGTAGGTACACATACTGGCTGCACTTCTTTTTGATAACTTTTGAATGCACAAGAATTAAGAGACTCGCATGAGTAAAGGGCACTGTTCCTGCTAGAAATAATTATAATGTCAAATACTTGGGGGATAAGTGAGTACATGAGCGTGCAGAGAATATTGATCAGTCCATCCCTTTGATAGGAATGCGATGACTCATAAGAGGCTGGTAATGCACACGGGAAAGTAAATGACGGTGAAAATTGGGAGAATAACTTTCATGAGAGTGCAGTTACCAAGGATGCCAAGAGGCTACATTGTGAGAACAAATGAAacaaggaaaagaaaggaatgaAAAGGCACGGAGATGACTGATAATGATTCACAAGGCTAATTTGCTTCGATGAATTTTGGCGTGCTTACCTGAGACCCAACAACGGTAATGATGGGTAATTTTATGGCATCCGTTCCTAATGTATTTACAACTTCTTGCAATTTATTGATAACAGGTATGAGTGAATCCATCCTGCAAAGAGTGATGGTTGGGGGTCGGCAATGGAGAAACCACGAGAAGCCCTGATACTGACGGGAAACTCACAGATAAACACTACATATTCACACActagaattttgaagaaatgatttGAGAATACCGGCTTATTCGAAATATTGTAAAAACATAATGAAACGGATGCAAGATAATAAAATCGAAGTAATAGAAATAAATATCAGAAAATGTAACGAATTCTCTGAACTTCTGAAGTTGGGCTTTGTTGGTTAGGGTTGATAGAATGCCCTCAGAGGCCGATAGACAGCAGCACTGCAgtcaagagaaatttttttaatgttgccagttgaaaattttaatgatacttaaaaagaaagcaagaaaaattgGTCGGTATTGACTCAATGGAAAGGGGAGATGAACAACtgcaaataaaaagagaaaataaaccaAAAGAATTTACAAACGCGTCCATCTCGCTTCATGTATTAAGGATAATTTAGCTATGTTGAAAAATATCGCGCTGCTAAATGATCCGAAATCATTGATTATttaaaatatcacaataggtatcttaaattctaagactcattaAGTTCTAGCGGCATGTCTGGAATCCttgaaacaaacgcgagctttgaaagctAATAAAAAGCTGTAATTGATTCTCTTACGGGTTATCTGTAAGTCAGAACAGTCACtgagagatatctgccaactgctgagatcaagcgcgattggttgcatcaaggcatcatgcttaaccctactttatcaaattgcagagcttcagaaaatgatacgttgtttttagggtcaataggaagaagactGTTATAGCAGAACatttatcttcgatttaaacagaattccttcaacttttataaaagctcaaggactcacgtggtgctgtacgactctaaaacacagcggtggcgccctgCGCGGAGCAaattcttacttcacgcagctgcgATACACATTAAGCActttgagaaggaaagaggcgTTGAAAAGTTGCCACGAGCGCACCGGTATCGACCGATGACCATTGACTAGGATGCACTGTAgattaagaatttaaaaaaacagtagattgtaatttttgaagatttcagattggaaaaaaaaaaataaaaaaaatttcagcgtCAACCGAACTCGGATCCTCAAGTGATACGCTTAATGAGCCATCCAATGCATAGCCGGAATAATGATATAAGCattgaaaagaagaaatgcaTTATACCGAATGATTCTGCAACTCTTCCTTCTCGTCTATTGTGTATGCTTGTGATTATGACAATTTAAGatcagaattttggcaacgttaaAATTGCGCGCCTAATTCAAATATACGGGAAACTAATGGATAATTAATGCATGCGCAGAGTGTAGTTCTACTCTTTTAGAGAACAAAATGATACCTTATTTCGTGGAAAGCAAGCATCTTTTCTCCAACAATTAATGTATGCATATGAACGCCAACCGAAAAGGACATTCAAGGAATTGGTAAAGCCCCACAAGAAAGCACTGGATAACGGATGAATGAAGTTTACAGGAGGGGTTGATTGCACCCTTGCGGGTATAGGGTGACCTACTTAAAAGTAGGACAAGAAGAACCCTCTTTAACCGGAAAGATAATAAAATAACTTATTCATAATTGTGTATCTATCCATGAGATTCAGTTGTACAAAATGTGTACACACTGCGAGCGCCAAAAATGATTCTCAACAAGAATGTGCAATATCAGACAATATCagtggctaaagtgcaaaaccggCCTCCGGCTAAGTGACCTCCGGTTGCGATGTTTGAAACTTCGAGTCatacatactttattttttctttggaaaactagtcaacgtaatttcttgaaaacttttttttttttttttttttatatatattagAAGAATtctctgtataaatttcaagctgacttgttcctcttcgaaaactaaagtaggagcggagattttgaaacatagcAATGGAGGTGCATGGTGTCGCACTTTAGCTATCGATGTCTAATGTCATGATTTTGActgaaatggaggaaaagagaagCCGCATGTCCTCCGTGTTAGATCTACCTGGGATTTAACTTTTTACTTAAATGTATTGAAGACTCAGAATTGACCtagttttcattcatttcaccTTCCATACCCTAACTTAAGACTTGGTTTCATGCATTAAAGAAACAGCAGCTGTTGCCTCTTTGAAGCTCTCTGCAGTTCATTACTTGTCTCAAAttgaaacttctgaaaattatttcttgcAGGAGAATTTGTCACAACGCTTAGTCACAATTAACAATCTCCCTATAGCAATGTAATTTCCTTACCCCCACAGATTTTCGCAAAATAGTTGAGGCTCTgctctcctctccttcttcaACTCTGATCCTGCTTTTGTACCTTATGAGTTCCTGTAACATGGAACATTTGTTCAGTGATACAAGCATAACAAGCTCCATTGCTACCCGCAGAAGCAAATGCTGATTcaatttctattttaatttggatcaatttctgagaaaatttccaTTATTCAAATTAAGCTACCTCTCAAAAATCATTTGGGGAGTTTTGGAAATCAGAATTACTACAATCGCTTTGAATTGTACCATTATAAAATGCCATGCATTATTAAAAATTTGgttattgtcatttttttctctttttcacaAATTCCATAGAACTTACAAAATCCTAATTGGAGGCAATCATTTGGAacgatttttccttcaactgAAACTTCAAAGGTTTCATATAGACAGTctggaaaaaatttacaagtatGTAACgttgaaacaattttatttgctaaatttaagaaaagagaACCAGTTAAAAAAGATACAAATGAAATACGCACGCTTACAAGCGTGTTTAAGTATATCCCAAGGAAACAGGCCAAACTTGATAAGCCTGCGATGATCCAACATGTCAGAGAGACAAATTACCCTTCCCTCCTCTCAGCAGGGTTTACAAAGGTCACTTATGTGCAATACCAGTGCAACCACGAAATAAATTGGCTCAGCTGACGAACAGATGTG
The genomic region above belongs to Bemisia tabaci chromosome 8, PGI_BMITA_v3 and contains:
- the Drp1 gene encoding dynamin-1-like protein isoform X2; amino-acid sequence: MDSLIPVINKLQEVVNTLGTDAIKLPIITVVGSQSSGKSSVLESLVGRSFLPRGTGIVTRCPLILQLHYCPKEDKEHRSSDEGTLSLEIWAKFNHIKGKIFKDFDDVRKEIENETERIAGQNKGISAEPITLQVFSTTVLNVTLVDLPGITKVPVGDQPPDIELQIRQLILSYIKNPNSIILAICTANTDMATSESISIAKEVDPEGKRTLAVVTKLDLMDAGTDAIDILCGRVIPVKLGIIGVVNRSQQDIIDKKSVQDALKDEASFLQKKYPTLANRNGTPYLAKTLNRLLMHRIRDCLPELKTRVSSMISQFQQLLTSYGDDVCDKSQMLLQIVTKFASAYCATIEGTARNIETSVLCGGARICYIFHKSFGDALDLIHPLTNLGKWDILTAIKNSTGPRPALFVPEVSFELLVKRQIRRLEEPALKCVDLVHDEMQSIIQHCGIESQQEMLRFPKLHERIIDVVSQLLRRRLPTTNQMVENLVAIELAYINTRHPDFRKEALYVTSTLKNMMDDGKVKRNAYNSIAPYSGAISDSEESSGATLKMNNIDAARGYQHFNPSGTNSIVDSTETSPTSTPTHQVALVSNPPGGIGSQGNPKSINLLPVVPNQQSSRTLTEREKQECQVIEHLIQSYFYIVRKSIQDSVPKAIMHFLVNYVKDNLQSELVTHLYKPDQIEDLLKESENIAQQRKEASDKLKALQKANTIISEIRETHVW
- the Drp1 gene encoding dynamin-1-like protein isoform X1 — translated: MDSLIPVINKLQEVVNTLGTDAIKLPIITVVGSQSSGKSSVLESLVGRSFLPRGTGIVTRCPLILQLHYCPKEDKEHRSSDEGTLSLEIWAKFNHIKGKIFKDFDDVRKEIENETERIAGQNKGISAEPITLQVFSTTVLNVTLVDLPGITKVPVGDQPPDIELQIRQLILSYIKNPNSIILAICTANTDMATSESISIAKEVDPEGKRTLAVVTKLDLMDAGTDAIDILCGRVIPVKLGIIGVVNRSQQDIIDKKSVQDALKDEASFLQKKYPTLANRNGTPYLAKTLNRLLMHRIRDCLPELKTRVSSMISQFQQLLTSYGDDVCDKSQMLLQIVTKFASAYCATIEGTARNIETSVLCGGARICYIFHKSFGDALDLIHPLTNLGKWDILTAIKNSTGPRPALFVPELFYSQVSFELLVKRQIRRLEEPALKCVDLVHDEMQSIIQHCGIESQQEMLRFPKLHERIIDVVSQLLRRRLPTTNQMVENLVAIELAYINTRHPDFRKEALYVTSTLKNMMDDGKVKRNAYNSIAPYSGAISDSEESSGATLKMNNIDAARGYQHFNPSGTNSIVDSTETSPTSTPTHQVALVSNPPGGIGSQGNPKSINLLPVVPNQQSSRTLTEREKQECQVIEHLIQSYFYIVRKSIQDSVPKAIMHFLVNYVKDNLQSELVTHLYKPDQIEDLLKESENIAQQRKEASDKLKALQKANTIISEIRETHVW